In Cryptomeria japonica chromosome 5, Sugi_1.0, whole genome shotgun sequence, the genomic window CCTCTGAACCACAGGAAGCGCCACCTCCAATCCTATCTCCATCCCATGGACATTTTCAATATGTGGAAGGTAAATATATATTAGTAGAATTTGAAAGTTTTGTTTGAGAGAATGTAACTAATAGCTGGCCCAGTTGCTACATTTTTATAGGCCCAGCTGCTTCATCTCCAAGTGTTTTCCCTTTCAAACCTCCTATGAAGAAACCAACTTTACCTCATCTGGAGATGCCAAGGAACAGATCAAAGAGACAAGCACCAGTTACTCTGGCACCTAAGAATCAAGGTCTCTAAATTTTCTTAATCATCCTTAAATGGCAGAGAGTCTTTTTTGTACAGATGTAAATTTGTTGCTCTCTGTTGTTAATTATATAGGGTATGTTGCTGCTCCTGCTAGTGTACCCTATGAACCGCAAACAGAGTACCGAGTAACACCCAAGTTGGCACCATCCATAACACTTCATTCTCCTCCATATTATCAAGATCATCAAGGTAGATATTCTTCCTacattggaaaaatattttgagaaacagtaattttatcataacttggtAATGTTGGATTACAGGTCCTagcatttgaaaaataaattgaatgaatgattcaataatcggatgattacttccaaggggttgagcttaattggttaaaacactgggttctcactgtggagacccaagttcaattcccaatagggacatctgaagtgggattctaagttgtgactcttggccttccataggatggggaaggtcttgggtcaatctaatcaaacataataatattaataataataataattcaaagatatgtaatggggatggggccccctactgtgtccccactggttcatagctccagtcaaaagctattcaggcttcggccaattaccgataaaaaaataaaaataataataatcggatgattacattgaacgatgtacacgtatatatagaggttacaagacaatgttctataaatagaactagttgttaaagtgaaatcaaataagctaaaaagctaaatatagcttaaaaagctaaataataaaaaaactaacttaaaaagctaaatagctaaataagtcgacaactaagatgactgctaaaaatagaagatgactgctaaaaatagaagatattaatattattttaacaccctccctagTGGTCATCTTACTCAATACCCTACGAAAGACACTGCAGGTGTTATGATCACAAATGCATAGACCATCTGTTGCTACGAagaccctcccaggatctgcagaatgtaaatgaccaagagtaccaaaacCCATCCAAGCTAATGTAGCCTTCACACGCAAATTAGAGATCTAGCACACACGAATTACTGaagcctgaaaccatgattttgaggaaaaaattagcAAACCTTTTTGCAGAAGAGTATTGAGCATTGTTTGCTCCAACAACTCCTAAACAGACTGCAAGATACCACAGTTGCAAATGTTCGCCCTGACAGGTGCAACCCAAATtgactgcaacaaagcacgatttttgaGGGAAAAACCGTCAAACCTTGAAATAGGAACGCTCGAAAAGAGAATTtatgattttgaggagaaaattgaaaaaccaagaagtttgaggttacaaatcatcgtttttgtggaaaaaaacattaaaacccagataactaaaatcttacgcgaatatcgcagattacagatgagataatttttaagggaaaattataaactctgcgaacaatttttgaagaaaaaatcgtgaaaaccctcccatgattttttgtggaaaaaatcagaaaaccgatagacaatttttcaagaaaaaatcgtgaaaactcTGGGACTTGAAAGACGAGGTCTAGCCTAAATCAATCTGAGAAAGGTAAcaatattcagatatcgtgaacatgcgctgtttccaggtgttgtagttgaggccactgaacttttgactgtgttccaacatgatgttggtcaaagatgccatcacaaaaatcgaggttgaacgaggtcaaccgagtgaaagcaagagacaaaagaatcggatttaaaaaaaaatcaaaatagaagcagctgttgaaaaaactgaaaccctagAGGAGAATTCTGGCTCAAATTCCAAGGCACCAATTTCGAGGTTTGGAaaaaacccaaaaattaaaattttctacaaacttaaaacctgaaatttttcttgaaaataatcagaaaaaaataataatttgcagaaaataaaaaaatacctctgATTTTTTTTGTAAGAGAAacagaaaaatatagaaaaaaattttcaaaaaaaaaataggggCAGAAACCCTAGGTCAAATGTACAGCATTAACAGTGCCCAGAAGACACCAAAATTCCCGACGTCTACAGAATTAGCAGAAATCGCGGACAGTTTTAAATTCCAAGGTAAATTcgctggcacaaaatttgaggcacggAAAATGAGGCACCCAAAAAATATGAGACCAACCTAAAaaactctcgaaaaacccaccaagaatcagAAATCAAAATGCAGATCTAACAGCTCAAAATTCGAGGCACGGAATACGATGCACCCAAAAAAATATGACGATGACCCAGTTGGGGTCTCggaaaacccaccaagaatttgcaaccagaataaaatttcgacttgaattgAAGgttcaaaaccctagtcgaaaattgcagaaactctaggaaaattttcaacttgcaaaaaaaaaaaaccgcccaggaagagaaaaagagcctgcttttttttaaaaaaaaaaacagttttaaaaaaacctcttcaataaatttgaaaaattttaataacaaaaactttcaaaatttttaatttccatgctctgctaccatgaaaaataaattgaatgaatgattcaataatcggatgattacattgaacgatatacacacgtatatatagaggttacaagacgatgttctataaatagaactagtcgttaaagtgaaatcaaataagctagaaagctaaatatagcttaaaaggctaaataataaaaagctaacttaacaagctaaataagtcaactaaaaagctaaatagctaaataagtcgacaactaagatgactgctaaaaatagaagatgaccattatagaagatattaatattattttaacaacatTTCCCCTTTTGATCCATACCAGATGAAACCAAGATTTCCTGAGGGCAACCAACCCTGGAAAAGTTTGAGACATGTGCCAGTGAGAACATTACCTGTGGCTCAAGGTCTGCTTATGGTTTCTTCTTAATATTTGAGCTAGAAATACACATAAATTATACTTTATGATTGGCAAATTGGTTGCCTTTGGTAGGGTCTGTGTCTTTTCCTCCGATTGCTCCTCCACCTGATCAACCCATAGGGAACTCAAGGAATACATTCACACCATCAATAATAATTTCTTCCCCATCACCTTATTCAGGAGTAAAAGGTAGATATGCTTTCTTTCCACAATCCTGAACTTTTTTCTATGGAGAATATTGTCATATTTTTTACTAATATGGCACTGCTCATTTATCTTTAGGGCATGTAACTTCTCCAAGCAATGAACATTACAGATCACCCTTGAAAAGGCCAGGAAAACTTTTAGCCCCATCACCAATTATAAGGTCACATTGGCATGCACTGACCATAATTCCACCTATAGATCAAGGTATCCGTTGCAAACATTCTTGATGTGGGTAGACATACATTTGATGCTTCTTTTTTTTGAAAGAGGTGAGTTTTTTACAGGGCATTTTTATACCCATCCTGCCCTTCCACCTGAACAACACAAAGGAAATAATGGTATTCTTCCATTCCttcattaaaaatattaacttCCCTTAACATTTTAAAAGAGATTAATGTAGGTATTCTACTTTTCTGCACTTTGTGAAGGGCTCCCATTAAGTTTTGCAGTGTCATTAATTCTAGCTATTGTTGAATGATTTCTTATATTTAGGACCCACAGCTTCTCCTCTAATCATTGCTTCCCAACCACCCCAGAAGCTGCAAAGTATAACTCGAACACTGCCTTCAAATAAAAGACCATGGAGGCATGCACCACTTGCAATTCCATCTGTTCATGAAGGTCTCTTAAAAAGTTTTATTTCTGGTTTCAATAGGTATATTCAATCTATGATTCTATGGATATTATTAAACTCTTGGTGCCTTTTTCCAGGATATATTCCTAGTCAATTTACTATTCCATCTGGACCCCCAAAAGTAATCTCAAGTGCTGCATCTGCACCACAGCTAATAGTTCCTACACCTCATAATTGGGTTGTGAAAGGTGTTTTTTTTTCTACTCTTTCTTTTTGATGGCAGCATCCAGAATTTTGGCAGTTctaaattttctattattttctTGTAGGGCCTGTTAGTTCTTCATCAAGTATTATTCCATCTCGAGCAGCCCAAAGGAAACCAAGCATCCCAGTAGCAGCACCACCAAACATAAGATTGCGGAATCATGCCCCAGTTACAAGTCTACCTATATTTCAAGGTCTATTCATGATTCCTTTGTATCTAGGATAGACTTGATTAATGTTACACTATAACTTATTGGATCATTGGTTGCTCTTGCAGGGCCTGTttcttcaccagtcaaatctctGCATCCCTCATCCTCTGCAAACTTTATAACTCCAACAGTCTCACCAACAATTATATCTCCTTTCTCTACACATCGATTACGGAAGCATGCACCAGTTGGAAGCCCACTAATTCAAGGTCtcctcttgattccattttctgTTTCTAAAATTATACTTACCTTACTCTAGAAGTCACTGGATTGTTAGTTGTTTTTTGCAGGGTCAATTCATTCTCCTGTTAGATCTACACATCCATCATCTCCTGGAAACTTGAGAACTCCAACATTGTCACCATCAATCATATTTCCTTCGCATAATCGATCAGAGAAGCATGCACCAGTTGCAACCACACCTATGATTCAAGGTCTCTTCTTGGTTTCATTTTCTGTTTCTAAAATTTTACTCATATTACTTCCCAGTTCACCAGATTGTGAGTTGCTTTTGCAGGGTCTGTTAATTCTCCAGTTAAATCTCCACATCCTTCATCCTCTGGAAACTTGAGAACTCCAACAGTCTCACCATCAATTATATTTCCTTCGCATAATCGATCACAGAAGCATACACCAGTTGCAACACCACCTATGATTCAAGGTCTCTTCCCGGTTTCATTTTCGTTTTCTAAAATTTTACTCGTATTACTTCACAATTTACCAGATTGTGAGTTGCTTTTGCAGGGTCTGTTAATTCTCCAGTTAAATCTCCACATCCTTCATCCTCTGGAAACTTGAGAACTCCAACAGTCTCACCATCAATTATATTTCCTTCGCATAATCGATCACAGAAGCATACACCAGTTGCAGCACCACCTATGATTCAAGGTCTCTTCCTGGTTTCATTTTCGTTTTCTAAAATTTTACTCGTATTACTTCACAATTTACTAGATTGTGAGTTGCTTTTGCAGGGTCTGTTGATTCTCCAGGTAAATCTCCATATCCTTCATCCTCTGGAAATTTGAGAACTCCAACAGTGTCACCAACAATAATATTTCCTTTACATAATCGCTCAGGGAAGCATGCACCAGTGGCAACTCCACCTATGATTCAAGGTCTCTTCTTGGTTTCATTTTCTGTTTCTAAAATTTTACTCATATTACTTCACAATTTACCAGTTTGTTAGTTGCTTTTGTAGGGTCTGTTAGTTCTCCAGTTAAATCTCCACATCCTTCATCCTCTGGAAACTTTAGAACTGTAACAGTCTCACCATCAATTATATTTCCTTCTTCTCCACATAATCAATCACGGAAGCATGCACCAGTTGCAAGCCCACATATAATTCAAGGTCTCTTGGTTTCATTTTCTGTTTTTCTAAAATTATCCTCATATTACTTCATACATCAATAGATTGTTAGTTGCTTTTGCAGGGCCTGCTCATTCACCAGTTAAATCTCCACATCATCTATCACAAAATCATACAACAGTTGGAAGCTCACCTGTGATTCAAGGTCTCCTCTTTATTCCATTTGCTGTTTCTCACATTATACGCACTTTACAAGTGACTTGATTGTTAGTTACTTTTACAGGGCCTGTGTATCCTCCAGAAAAATCTCCATATCTGCCTTCCTCCGGAAACTTAAGAACTCCGACTGCCTCGCCGCCAATTGTAATTCCTTCAGCTCCACATCATCAATCATGGAAGCATGCAGCAGTTGCAAGCCCGCCTACAAGTAAAGGTCCGTTCATGATTCCATCTTTTATTGCGAGAGTAATACTCATCTTATTTTAGTAGTCACTCAATTGATGGGTGCTTTTGCAGGGGTTATCAATTCTCCAGCTATATCTCCACATCCTTCCGCTCCAAATAAGCAATCACAAAATCGTACACCAGTTGGAAGCCTACCCTTCATTCAAGGTCATTTCTCTGTTCCATATTTGGTCTCTCAAATTATACTTTCTTTGCTTCACAAGTGACTGGATTGTTATTTGTTTTGCAGGGCCTGTTTATTCTCCAGAAAATCCTCCAGATCAGCCATCTTCTGGAAACTTAAGAACTCCAACAGCCTCGCCATCAATTGTAATTCCTTCCCCTCCACATCATCGATCATGGAAGCAAGCACCATTTGCAAGCCCGCCTATGAGTAAAGGTCTATTCATGGTTCTGTCTTTGGTCGCTTGAATAATATTATAGTACTCATCTTATTTTAGGAGTCACTCAATTGTTAGTTGCTTTTGCAGGGCTTATCAATTCTCCAGCTAAATCTCCACATCCGTCCACTCCAAAAAAGCAATCACTAAATCATACACCAGTTGGAAGCCTACCCTTCATTCAAGGTCATTTCTTTGTTCCACATTTGGTTTCTAAAATTATACTTTCTTTGCTTCACAAGTGACTGGATTGTTAGTTGCTTTTGCAGGGCCCGTGTATTCTCCAGAAAATTCTCCAGGTCAGCCATCTTCTGGAAATTTAAGATCTCCAACAGCCTCGCCGTCAATTGTAATTCCTTCCCCTCCACATCATCGATCATGGAAGCAAGCACCATTTGCAAGCCCGCCTACGAGTAAAGGTCTATTCATGGTTCTGTCTTTTGTCGATTGAATAATATTATAATACTCATCTTATTTTAAGAGTCACTCAATTGTTAGTTGCTTTTACAGGGCATATCAATTCTCCAGCTAAATCTCCATTTCCTTCCAGAGCACATCATCGATTGCAAAACCATACTCCAGTTGGAAGCCCATTTGTTTTTCATCGATCACCAAAGCATACACCAGTTGGGAGCCCACTTGCAATTCATCGATCACAAAAGCGTACACCAGCTGGAAGGCCACCCGTGATACAAGGTCCCTTATTTATTCAATTTTCAGTTTCTCTGCTTGTACTTACTTTACAAGTGACTGCATTGTTTGTTGCTTTTGCAGGGCCTGTGTATTCACCAGATAAATCTCCACATCTGCCATCCATTGGAAACTTAAGAACTCCAACAGGCTCACCGACAGTTGTAATTTCTTCCCCTCCACATCATCGATCATGGAGGCATGCACCAGTTGCAAGCCCGCCTACTAGTAAAGGTCTATTCATGGTTCCATCTTTTGTTGCTAGAATAATACTCATCTTATTTTGGGAGTCACTCAATTGTTAGTTGCTTCTGCAGGGCTTATTAATTCTCCAGCTATATCTCCACATCCTTCACCTCTACATCATCAATCACAAAAACATACACCAGTTGGAAGCCCATCCACGATTCAAGGTCTCTTCCTTACTCCATTTTCTGCTACTCAAAGTTTATTCACTTTACTTCACAAGTGATTGGATTGTTAGTTGCTTTTACAGGGCCCGTGTATTCTCCAGAAAAATCTCAATATCCACCATCCTCTGGAAACTTAAGAACTCCAACAGCctcaccatcaatgacaacccatccATATCATCAATCATGGAAGCATGCACCAGTTTCAAGCCCACCTACAAGTAAAGGCCTATTCACTGTTCTGTCCTTTGTTGCTAGAATAATACTCATCTTATTTTGGGAGTCACTCAATTGTCAGTTGCTTCTGCAGGGCTTATCAATTCTCCAGCTAAATCTCCACATCCTTCACCTCGACATCATCAATCACAAAAACATACACCAGTTGGAAGCCCATCCATGATTCAAGGTCTCTTCCTTACTCCATTTTCTGCTACTCAAATTTTACTCACTTTACTTCACAAGTGACTGGACTGTTAGTTGCTTTTACAGGGCCTGTGTATTCTCCAGAAAAATCTCAATCTCCACCATCCTCTGGAAACTTAAGAACTCCAACAGCCTCACCGTCAATGGCAACCCATCCATATCGTCAATCATGGAAGCATGCACCAGTTTCAAGCCCACCTACGAGTAAAGGCCAATTCATGGTTCTGTCTTTTGTTGCTAGAATGATAGTCATCTATTTTGAGGAGGCACTCAATTCTTTGTTGCTTTTGCAGGGCTTATCAATTCTCCAGCTGAATCTCCACATCCATCACCGTCAGGAAATTTGAGAATTCCAGCAGCCTCACCATTAAATAAATTTCCATTGTCTCCCCATCAAGCTCATGCAAAAGGTACATGTGTTCTATTCTTTCAGGTTTGTGAGGTCTATTATTTAACCGTATTCTATTAACTTACACTGATGATTGCCTATATATTGCATGTTAGGGTCCCCCACTTCTCCAAACATTTCCCCTACTCAACCGTCAAAGAAAAGACCAACAACACCTGTGGCACCACCGCCAATGATATTTCCTCCCCCGCCTCCTGGTCAAGGTGTGTGAAGTGGACAttatttcttgtttttctttaaAGATGGGTTTAGTTTCGGTTGAACTGTTTTGTGTATGAAAATTGCAAAATCTAAAATATTTTACTCTTTTAAACAAAGATAAACTGTTTGTCATTGGTAATGATCTATTTTGTGTATAGATTGTAGTTCAGTATCCTGTACTGCACCATACACTTCTACTCCTCCTGGTTCTCCATGCGGCTGTGTGAATCCTATGCAAATTGAGCTTGGGCTTGGTGTGGCACTCTATGCTTTTTTCCCACTAGTCTCGGAGCTCGCTTCACAGATAGCTGGAGGAACTTTCTTAAAACAAAGCCAAGTCAGGATTATGGGAGCAAATGCATACAGTCAAGATGAGGAAAAGACAATTGTGGATATTGATCTGGTGCCACTTGGAGAAAATTTTGATAATACAACCGCCTTGCTTATTTTTGAAAGATTTTGGCAAAAGAAAGTTATGATTAATGAGACCCTTTTTGGTGATTACTGGGTAATCTTTATCAATTACCCTGGTATGTACCTTTTGTTATGCAAGATCTAACAGTTTTCATATTTTTTAAACAAGTGGTCTTCATGATGAGAATATATCTTTTTCAGGGCTCCCTAAATCACCACCTTCTGCATTTCCACATACAACTTACAATGGTGTGCCTAATTCAAGTAGCAATGGATCAAGCAAAAAAGATCCTCTTGGAGTTGATGTAAATAAACAGAGCGATAAAATGGGAGCTGGGACCATTGCAGTTGTTGCCTTGTCTTCTGCAATTGCCATGATCATATGCCTTGGAACAGTTTGGATCATTATCTTGAAATGTAGAAATCAGAACAGGCCAACTTTGGCTGTTGTTGAGCCCACCCATGTACCATCCAGTACAAAAAGATCAGGTATCTATCCAATCACActatatttttcaaatattcctgTGCTGGAATAGGGAAGTTTTTGGTCAATCTCAAGCGCTGAGAGGCATTGCTTTCATATTTGGTCAACTATCATCTTAAGTTTTTGTCATTCTTATTTCTTTCTTCCTCCTTGCACTTGAAAAGCAACAGGTGGTGGTTCCATCCTGTCAGGAAGCATGGAAAGTTCCACATCAATGTCATTTGTTTCAAGTATGGCTACCTATACAGGATCTGCTAAAACATTCACTTCAGCTGAGATTGAAAAGGCCACAGATAGATTCAATCCTCAAAAAATTCTTGGAGAAGGAGGCTTTGGACGTGTTTATCAAGGATTATTGGAAGATGGGACAAAAGTGGCTGTAAAGGTTCTTACTAGAGATGATCAACAAGGAGGGCGTGAGTTCATAGCTGAAGTTGAAATGCTAAGTCGTTTGCATCACCGAAACCTGGTTAAGCTGATTGGTATCTGTACTGAAGAGCATAATCGTTGTTTGGTCTATGAGCTTATTCCCAATGGCAGTGTGGAATCGCATCTTCATGGTATAGTATTTCCTGTATAATGTACTATTTCTTGAGACTATAGTACgataaaaatcaacaaagtatCTTTACATATTTTAGGTTTAGAAGTGAAACATTGGGTGTGGGTTGAATTTCATTTCTACATTGTGGCCATTTGTATGGATTCATGTGCTAGCTGTTTGACTGCTAACATGCCACAATATCATTTTCTAGCTTAATAGACTTCAATGTTTCAGGTCTGGACAAAGAAATTGCTCCTCTCGACTGGGATGCCCGTATAAAGATAGCTCTTGGTGCAGCTAGAGGGCTTGCTTATCTCCATGAAGATTCAAGTCCTCGTGTTATACATCGTGATTTTAAGGCTAGCAACATTTTACTTGAGGATGATTTTACCCCTAAAGTAGCAGATTTTGGGCTGGCAAAATCAGCCTCTGAAGAAGTTAGTGGACACATCTCAACAAGAGTCATGGGGACATTCGGGTATGTAATGTAGATGCTTGATACTGCAAATTATATCTCCGCTATTTCTTGAATTCACCTATCTTTGGTGAAAGCAATTTCATTCATTTGTTTATTAACCATAAGTGGAGACAAGTACTACTCTTTCTTGGTATGCAGTTGCATTTTACAGGAGCTCAAATCATCTCCTGAAGGGAAATGtttctcttttggcatcattttccttttgatattatacatattgattttttatattttcccGAAATTGTTAAAACCTTTGTTAATTTCGTTGTTCCCATTGTGTCACTCATTTCTCTATACCTTGAATGCTGGACATACAATTTGCTTTCATTTCTCAGTTGTTTTActaattcatcttttgtgttttaGAGGATCAGAATTGgtctcttctatatatatatatgcttttttAAGATTCATGCAAAGCTGGATTTAATTCTTTATATATAATTTCTGCAGGTATGTTGCTCCTGAATATGCAATGACTGGGCATTTGCTTGTGAAGAGTGATGTGTACAGCTACGGGGTAGTGTTACTGGAGTTACTTTCTGGAAGGAAGCCAGTTGACATGTCTCAACCACCTGGGCAGGAAAATCTTGTTACATGGGCCCGGCCCCTTCTTACAAGCAAAGAAGGCCTAGAAACTTTGGTGGACCCAGCTTTGGGGGGCAATCTTCCTTTTGACAACATTGCAAGAGTTGCAGCCATTGCATCCATGTGTGTCCAGCCTGACCATTCTCATCGACCATTCATGGGTGAAGTTGTACAAGCATTAAAGCTT contains:
- the LOC131045786 gene encoding uncharacterized protein LOC131045786 isoform X6, whose protein sequence is MWQRVGFLLFLLFFSSPAYDVKKFQFVEDDLHNTSAQYYDQVSSCYRKGNPDKCKSFTVRSEIQRLRQILYTHSNRAASGGFRSPSSLCSGNVVLSSSTNLTSYNLVPSANALSSVVESPSVFSNKLQLKRQNWLFSLPLVHIPRRYLLAAPSLPVEPSMNPHTPNHIFRRPEMDNIPPLFSVATHYGQPQYLSPSGSYENQHFIRISSPSSGLSSIIYSPTISDGQEAPGSHMNKIQHLKAAPPLFPSSWPYTQPPLVSRQNLKHQMHQSAFHPVMPNPANPSSKWLSPSFFGAPSEVRPPVSHSWTSATPSGPVVSAPSTYGLGRSQDQPSMPGTALPRNMANRQAPVAMPPMSFSSPPNLFPSEPPMEKSKAPEVVPFTKFSPLGNKHDLKEPSVSPITSPNESPWKNARIPVTALVHKSSSSHAPASGQGYVSSPQISPAFVPSLKVVGYPPPIDLPSEPQEAPPPILSPSHGHFQYVEGPAASSPSVFPFKPPMKKPTLPHLEMPRNRSKRQAPVTLAPKNQGYVAAPASVPYEPQTEYRVTPKLAPSITLHSPPYYQDHQGHVTSPSNEHYRSPLKRPGKLLAPSPIIRSHWHALTIIPPIDQGHFYTHPALPPEQHKGNNGPTASPLIIASQPPQKLQSITRTLPSNKRPWRHAPLAIPSVHEGYIPSQFTIPSGPPKVISSAASAPQLIVPTPHNWVVKGPVSSSSSIIPSRAAQRKPSIPVAAPPNIRLRNHAPVTSLPIFQGPVSSPVKSLHPSSSANFITPTVSPTIISPFSTHRLRKHAPVGSPLIQGSIHSPVRSTHPSSPGNLRTPTLSPSIIFPSHNRSEKHAPVATTPMIQGSVNSPVKSPHPSSSGNLRTPTVSPSIIFPSHNRSQKHTPVATPPMIQGSVNSPVKSPHPSSSGNLRTPTVSPSIIFPSHNRSQKHTPVAAPPMIQGSVDSPGKSPYPSSSGNLRTPTVSPTIIFPLHNRSGKHAPVATPPMIQGSVSSPVKSPHPSSSGNFRTVTVSPSIIFPSSPHNQSRKHAPVASPHIIQGPAHSPVKSPHHLSQNHTTVGSSPVIQGPVYPPEKSPYLPSSGNLRTPTASPPIVIPSAPHHQSWKHAAVASPPTSKGVINSPAISPHPSAPNKQSQNRTPVGSLPFIQGPVYSPENPPDQPSSGNLRTPTASPSIVIPSPPHHRSWKQAPFASPPMRLINSPAKSPHPSTPKKQSLNHTPVGSLPFIQGPVYSPENSPGQPSSGNLRSPTASPSIVIPSPPHHRSWKQAPFASPPTSKGHINSPAKSPFPSRAHHRLQNHTPVGSPFVFHRSPKHTPVGSPLAIHRSQKRTPAGRPPVIQGPVYSPDKSPHLPSIGNLRTPTGSPTVVISSPPHHRSWRHAPVASPPTSKGLINSPAISPHPSPLHHQSQKHTPVGSPSTIQGPVYSPEKSQYPPSSGNLRTPTASPSMTTHPYHQSWKHAPVSSPPTRLINSPAKSPHPSPRHHQSQKHTPVGSPSMIQGPVYSPEKSQSPPSSGNLRTPTASPSMATHPYRQSWKHAPVSSPPTRLINSPAESPHPSPSGNLRIPAASPLNKFPLSPHQAHAKGSPTSPNISPTQPSKKRPTTPVAPPPMIFPPPPPGQDCSSVSCTAPYTSTPPGSPCGCVNPMQIELGLGVALYAFFPLVSELASQIAGGTFLKQSQVRIMGANAYSQDEEKTIVDIDLVPLGENFDNTTALLIFERFWQKKVMINETLFGDYWVIFINYPGLPKSPPSAFPHTTYNGVPNSSSNGSSKKDPLGVDVNKQSDKMGAGTIAVVALSSAIAMIICLGTVWIIILKCRNQNRPTLAVVEPTHVPSSTKRSATGGGSILSGSMESSTSMSFVSSMATYTGSAKTFTSAEIEKATDRFNPQKILGEGGFGRVYQGLLEDGTKVAVKVLTRDDQQGGREFIAEVEMLSRLHHRNLVKLIGICTEEHNRCLVYELIPNGSVESHLHGLDKEIAPLDWDARIKIALGAARGLAYLHEDSSPRVIHRDFKASNILLEDDFTPKVADFGLAKSASEEVSGHISTRVMGTFGYVAPEYAMTGHLLVKSDVYSYGVVLLELLSGRKPVDMSQPPGQENLVTWARPLLTSKEGLETLVDPALGGNLPFDNIARVAAIASMCVQPDHSHRPFMGEVVQALKLVYNDSDASNAGGSGSFSRGESSAHDTEVKDSSSQPWHHSMQYVPDSTSFVTIDYDSGPLETQGLEVERPLSASALMSNSGRLIRQLSGSFRRHSSSGPLRTNRSKESWYGIRDPERGSISEHGVKRHFDRGSDGDVHELWP